A portion of the Fusobacterium perfoetens ATCC 29250 genome contains these proteins:
- a CDS encoding helix-turn-helix domain-containing protein, producing MMSEELLNDLLSEKEFCALKMFDFLNREIINKNYTIQEKNFSDLLKYLRNRKIEYLDTIWSKSSIQRNVFLTIVNLCDFCFKIKNITFPYIEKFFQDKEKLFFTIPIIKNYSKELYKIYLISRNKHKIKFYKSENFECYSVDKYNDVSNLYLDSNDIFLHIILDGVICVNGKSFLTKGDLYYSGEFPLKENFVPLSPEFKKIIIVIKKSFFVKSKIIIKNENKNKVFLPIINELENIFNSPLDDSVLLETITYLIEYFNNKNIINFEPQYIEKKKIIVDIIQNNILLPRKVIVDKLLNELDVSLSKLYSIFYILFGIPINKYIDKIKLDKACTLLITTVDPISYISSQLGFNEEVLLAKFSKYIGCTPLKFRKDFCDK from the coding sequence ATGATGAGTGAGGAATTACTAAATGATTTATTATCAGAAAAAGAATTTTGTGCTTTGAAAATGTTTGATTTTTTAAACAGAGAAATAATAAATAAAAATTATACAATTCAAGAAAAAAATTTTTCTGATTTATTAAAATATTTGAGAAATAGAAAAATCGAATATTTAGATACTATTTGGAGTAAATCATCTATACAAAGAAATGTTTTTTTAACTATTGTAAATTTATGTGATTTTTGCTTTAAAATAAAAAACATAACATTTCCTTATATTGAAAAGTTTTTTCAAGATAAAGAAAAATTATTTTTTACTATACCAATTATAAAAAACTATTCTAAAGAACTATATAAAATTTATTTAATAAGTAGAAATAAACATAAAATTAAATTTTATAAAAGTGAAAATTTTGAATGTTATTCTGTTGACAAATATAATGATGTATCAAATCTTTATTTAGATTCTAATGATATCTTTTTACATATAATCTTAGATGGTGTAATCTGTGTCAATGGAAAATCTTTTTTAACAAAAGGAGACTTATATTATTCTGGAGAATTTCCTCTAAAAGAAAACTTTGTTCCTTTAAGTCCGGAATTCAAAAAGATTATTATTGTTATAAAAAAATCTTTTTTTGTAAAATCCAAGATAATAATTAAAAATGAGAATAAAAATAAGGTTTTTCTTCCTATAATAAATGAATTAGAAAATATATTTAATAGTCCTTTAGATGATAGTGTACTTTTAGAAACTATTACATATTTGATTGAATATTTTAATAATAAAAATATTATAAATTTTGAACCTCAATATATAGAAAAGAAAAAAATAATAGTTGATATTATCCAAAATAATATTTTATTACCTAGAAAAGTTATAGTTGATAAACTTCTAAATGAATTAGATGTATCTTTATCAAAATTATATAGTATATTTTACATTCTTTTTGGGATTCCTATAAATAAATATATAGATAAAATAAAATTAGATAAAGCTTGTACCCTTTTAATAACTACAGTTGACCCTATTAGTTACATAAGTTCTCAATTAGGTTTTAATGAAGAAGTTTTATTAGCAAAATTTTCAAAGTATATAGGCTGTACGCCATTAAAATTTAGAAAGGATTTTTGTGATAAATAA
- a CDS encoding fimbria/pilus periplasmic chaperone, translating to MKKIFLFLAICVNAFAFRLENITFNKSLKDGYREYTVYNDGTQRTRYKLKLAPGEEKDITNCLEVFPKIITVEPKGSQVFKIFGKATEKLENREYKFYLNFEQIIIPTLGKADGKTVSGTSIMPLAPSIQMKGYGGEIDYSKSLSFENINFSKDKNGNLQVKGDVVNNSHGAVEVGLNFHNNDKTVGSSKGIGEIAAHSRKKVTIPLGSFKDKDEIKHLTLYNDNFDILKEIELDNGVIVKDASKQ from the coding sequence ATGAAAAAAATTTTCTTATTCTTAGCAATTTGTGTTAATGCTTTTGCTTTTAGACTAGAAAATATAACCTTTAATAAAAGTTTAAAAGATGGTTATAGGGAGTACACAGTTTATAATGATGGAACTCAGAGAACTAGATATAAATTAAAACTTGCTCCTGGAGAAGAAAAAGATATAACAAATTGTTTAGAAGTTTTTCCAAAAATAATAACAGTAGAACCAAAAGGTTCTCAAGTTTTTAAAATATTTGGAAAAGCTACTGAAAAATTAGAAAACAGAGAATATAAATTTTATTTAAATTTTGAACAAATAATAATACCAACTTTAGGAAAAGCAGATGGAAAAACTGTTTCAGGAACTTCTATAATGCCTTTAGCACCGAGTATCCAAATGAAAGGATATGGTGGAGAAATAGATTACTCTAAATCTTTATCATTTGAAAATATAAACTTTTCAAAAGATAAAAATGGTAATTTACAAGTAAAAGGTGATGTAGTAAATAATTCTCATGGAGCTGTTGAAGTAGGACTTAACTTTCATAATAATGATAAAACAGTGGGTTCTTCAAAAGGAATTGGGGAAATAGCTGCTCATTCAAGAAAAAAAGTAACTATACCTCTTGGCAGCTTTAAAGATAAAGATGAAATAAAACATTTAACTCTTTATAATGATAATTTTGATATTTTAAAAGAAATAGAACTTGATAATGGAGTTATAGTAAAAGATGCAAGTAAACAATAA
- a CDS encoding LysM peptidoglycan-binding domain-containing protein, producing MKKIFLLIFLTANTLTFSTKYLVPSLKKDNKQLVIHLKAREIDYKIKKGDTLDSIAKKYQMTVEELKRRNNLNSDKDLIIGKIISVDSVDKNADNKKDI from the coding sequence GTGAAAAAAATATTTCTATTAATATTTTTAACAGCAAATACTTTAACATTTTCAACAAAATATCTAGTTCCTAGTTTAAAAAAAGATAATAAACAATTAGTAATTCATTTAAAAGCTAGAGAAATAGATTATAAAATAAAAAAAGGTGATACTTTAGACTCTATAGCTAAAAAATATCAAATGACAGTGGAAGAATTAAAAAGAAGAAATAACCTAAACTCAGATAAAGATTTAATAATAGGAAAAATTATAAGTGTAGATAGTGTTGATAAAAATGCAGACAATAAAAAAGATATATAA
- a CDS encoding WG repeat-containing protein: MRTKNILKVIMIFMFIITGGCISSYNNSKELKITSKNLENIIFFDVVDLKEKKFIYTNQNKTFLNEKNEEKELDKYIIKTIQKDKRYYIYFDDKISKFGVLSDNYNVLISPQYDYIENLEDTVFFKVIKNKNLYLLNFKSKELIKIDNFKMDNNKNILITQDKKTSLIDKNGKLLIGENYDYILYTKEDKAVVSLNKKYGIVDYQNNIVIPFKYDEVYFSGKNIIAKKDNKYYFNEKELQINKIYPSTNDVLVYDLNEGFGLIDIKNNKISKKMYREIAPKFNEYILVSNEDKYTIINKYETKKLNKDYDYIINLGKDSFIGGNDDGKTMSLIVKDKIISEGNYDEIKEVTTGLYELIQGKQIIFLDENGNKLLETSMDTLIYFDDKIAITSINGEKQIHIFKKVVIE; the protein is encoded by the coding sequence ATGAGAACTAAAAATATTTTAAAAGTAATCATGATATTTATGTTTATAATTACTGGAGGTTGTATATCTAGTTATAATAATAGTAAAGAATTAAAAATAACAAGTAAAAATTTAGAAAACATTATTTTTTTTGATGTAGTAGATTTAAAAGAAAAAAAATTTATCTATACTAATCAAAATAAAACATTTTTAAATGAAAAAAATGAAGAAAAAGAATTAGATAAATATATTATAAAAACTATTCAAAAAGATAAAAGATATTATATATATTTTGATGATAAAATAAGTAAATTTGGAGTTTTATCAGATAATTATAATGTACTAATCTCCCCTCAATATGATTATATAGAAAATTTAGAAGATACAGTTTTTTTTAAAGTTATTAAAAATAAAAATCTATATTTATTAAACTTTAAAAGCAAGGAACTTATTAAAATAGATAATTTTAAAATGGATAACAATAAAAATATACTAATAACACAAGATAAAAAAACTTCCTTAATAGATAAAAATGGAAAATTATTAATAGGAGAAAACTATGATTATATATTATATACAAAGGAAGATAAAGCAGTTGTTAGTTTAAATAAAAAATATGGAATAGTTGATTATCAAAATAATATAGTAATCCCTTTTAAATATGATGAAGTATATTTTAGTGGAAAAAATATTATAGCTAAAAAAGATAATAAGTATTACTTTAATGAAAAAGAGCTTCAAATAAATAAAATATATCCAAGTACAAATGATGTTTTGGTTTACGACTTAAATGAAGGGTTTGGACTAATTGATATAAAAAATAATAAAATTTCTAAAAAAATGTATAGAGAAATAGCACCAAAGTTTAATGAATATATATTAGTTAGTAATGAAGATAAATATACAATAATAAATAAATATGAAACTAAAAAATTAAATAAAGATTATGATTATATAATAAATTTAGGTAAAGATAGTTTTATTGGAGGAAATGATGATGGTAAAACTATGAGTTTAATAGTTAAAGATAAAATAATAAGTGAAGGAAATTATGATGAAATAAAAGAAGTTACAACTGGATTATATGAACTCATTCAAGGAAAACAAATTATTTTCTTAGATGAAAATGGAAATAAACTTTTAGAAACTTCAATGGATACACTTATATATTTTGATGATAAAATTGCTATTACTTCAATAAATGGCGAAAAACAAATCCATATATTTAAAAAGGTTGTGATAGAATGA
- a CDS encoding TlpA family protein disulfide reductase has translation MKKYLFYFLLIFNLSINSFGELVTAPDFKLKDQYGIEHSLEKYKNKKVFLIFWTSWCKYCEDTLEDIQQLYKENGENKKDIIFLTFNNEEKKDLKKVLKEKKYEFPVINNKIIFYQYYVEYFPTNYIIDEKGKVVQSIAGQINKENLKKLIKNQNYKIEKKKVTN, from the coding sequence ATGAAAAAATATCTATTTTATTTTTTACTAATATTTAATTTAAGTATAAATTCATTTGGAGAATTAGTAACTGCACCAGATTTTAAATTAAAAGACCAATATGGTATAGAACATTCTCTTGAAAAATACAAAAATAAAAAAGTCTTTTTAATATTTTGGACAAGTTGGTGTAAGTATTGTGAAGACACATTAGAAGATATACAACAATTATATAAAGAAAACGGAGAAAATAAAAAAGATATTATATTTTTAACTTTTAATAATGAAGAAAAAAAAGATTTAAAAAAAGTTTTAAAAGAAAAAAAATATGAGTTTCCAGTTATAAATAATAAAATAATTTTTTATCAATATTATGTAGAATATTTTCCAACTAACTATATAATTGATGAAAAAGGAAAAGTAGTACAATCAATAGCTGGACAAATAAACAAAGAAAATCTAAAAAAATTAATAAAAAATCAGAATTATAAAATAGAAAAAAAGAAAGTTACTAACTAG
- the rfaD gene encoding ADP-glyceromanno-heptose 6-epimerase yields MIIVTGAAGFIGSAFIWKLNEMGINDIIAVDKMRTEDKWLNLRKRDYADWVDRDNLFDWLSIPENANKITGVVHLGACSATTEKDGDYLMSNNYGYTKKLWQFCAKQNINFVNASSAATYGAGELGYNDDITIEEFKKLMPLNKYGYSKKLFDDWSFKQTETPKQWISCKFFNVYGPQEYHKGRMASMVFHTFNQYKENGGVKLFKSHKEGFEDGGQLRDFVYIKDVVDVLYFFLTEKVESGVYNLGTGEARSFRDLSMATMEAAAGKKLDEKNVIEYVPMPEDLRGKYQYYTKAEMNKLKRAGYTKKFHSLEEGVYDYVVNYLAKEDPYL; encoded by the coding sequence ATGATTATAGTTACTGGAGCTGCAGGATTTATTGGTAGTGCATTTATATGGAAACTAAATGAAATGGGAATAAATGACATTATTGCTGTGGATAAAATGAGAACAGAAGATAAATGGTTAAATTTAAGAAAAAGAGATTATGCTGATTGGGTTGATAGAGATAATCTTTTTGATTGGCTATCTATTCCTGAAAATGCAAATAAAATCACAGGAGTTGTTCATTTAGGAGCTTGTTCAGCTACAACTGAAAAAGATGGAGATTATTTAATGAGCAATAACTATGGTTATACAAAAAAACTTTGGCAATTCTGTGCTAAACAAAATATTAATTTTGTAAATGCCTCTTCTGCTGCTACTTATGGAGCTGGAGAATTAGGATACAATGATGATATAACTATAGAAGAATTTAAAAAATTAATGCCACTAAATAAATATGGATATTCTAAAAAATTATTTGATGATTGGTCATTTAAACAAACTGAAACTCCAAAACAATGGATAAGTTGTAAATTCTTTAACGTTTATGGTCCTCAAGAATATCACAAAGGAAGAATGGCATCAATGGTATTCCATACTTTTAATCAATATAAAGAAAATGGTGGAGTAAAACTTTTTAAATCACATAAAGAAGGGTTTGAAGATGGAGGACAATTAAGAGATTTTGTCTATATAAAAGATGTTGTTGATGTTTTATATTTCTTCTTAACTGAAAAAGTTGAATCTGGAGTATATAATTTAGGTACAGGAGAAGCTAGAAGCTTTAGAGATTTATCTATGGCTACTATGGAAGCTGCTGCTGGAAAAAAATTAGATGAAAAAAATGTAATTGAATATGTTCCAATGCCTGAAGATTTAAGAGGAAAATATCAATATTATACTAAAGCTGAAATGAATAAATTAAAAAGAGCTGGATATACAAAGAAATTCCATTCTTTAGAAGAGGGAGTTTATGATTATGTTGTAAATTATCTAGCTAAAGAAGACCCATATTTATAG
- a CDS encoding undecaprenyl-diphosphate phosphatase: MNPYLLVVILGIVEGITEFLPVSSTGHMILVEKFINSPYVSKDFMDNFLIIVQLGAILSVVLYFWKDIQPFVKSKEIFKERVSLWSKIIVGVLPAAVLGLLFDDYITEFFLGNTKIVATTLIFYGVIFCFIEEKIKKVKVIDNIKNIPYSLAIIIGFFQCLAMIPGTSRSGATIIGSLLLGLSKGVAAEFSFFLAIPTMMGATLLKLVKNGVSFTPIEWQLLGIGFFISFIVAFIVIKWFMGYIKTRTFKLFGIYRIILGILVFLFLN; the protein is encoded by the coding sequence ATGAACCCGTACTTATTAGTTGTTATACTTGGAATAGTAGAAGGAATTACAGAATTTTTACCTGTAAGTAGTACAGGACATATGATTTTAGTAGAAAAATTTATCAATAGTCCTTATGTTTCAAAAGATTTTATGGATAATTTTCTGATTATAGTTCAATTAGGAGCAATTTTATCAGTTGTTTTATATTTTTGGAAAGACATACAGCCTTTTGTAAAGAGCAAAGAAATTTTTAAAGAAAGAGTAAGTCTTTGGAGTAAAATTATTGTAGGTGTATTACCTGCTGCTGTTTTAGGACTTTTATTTGATGACTATATAACAGAATTCTTTTTAGGAAATACCAAAATAGTTGCTACAACTTTAATTTTCTATGGAGTAATATTCTGTTTTATAGAAGAAAAAATAAAAAAAGTTAAAGTAATTGATAATATAAAAAATATACCTTATTCTTTAGCAATTATAATTGGTTTTTTCCAATGTCTTGCTATGATTCCTGGAACTTCACGTTCTGGAGCTACTATAATAGGTTCTTTATTATTAGGATTAAGTAAAGGGGTAGCTGCAGAATTTTCATTTTTCTTAGCTATACCAACTATGATGGGAGCTACACTTTTAAAATTAGTAAAAAATGGAGTAAGTTTTACACCTATTGAATGGCAATTATTAGGAATTGGATTTTTTATCTCCTTTATAGTTGCATTTATAGTTATAAAATGGTTTATGGGATATATAAAAACTAGAACTTTTAAATTATTTGGAATCTATAGAATAATTTTAGGAATATTAGTTTTTTTATTCTTAAACTAA
- a CDS encoding type IV pilus twitching motility protein PilT, which produces MNKATFLEMIAKGRTYKVTDIHLIVDDFPVFRVNDKLYRFEEYPPVKKENLEILVSEILTEKEKEILMKKKELDFSFKDLGGNCRVNIFYERENLAFAIRIVNKEPLSLEELNLSAKINDFYEDTNGLIVVCGKSSSGKTSTVAAMIEKYNKEKAYNIITIEDPIEYTYKNQKSIIRQREVGRDVKSYTDGIKSALRQNADVIMLGELKDTESIEMALLAAETGHIVLATLHSNGIIDSIDKMIGMFNEDRKEYIQRLVASNLIGVIHQEFTEGVEGEEKIKVPICEIMYTNNGIQNLIKTGKISQISSFLDVSGRKGILNKQESIKELYRGKKLTPEQFEKEIKALRKF; this is translated from the coding sequence ATGAATAAAGCAACTTTTTTAGAAATGATTGCTAAAGGAAGAACATATAAAGTAACTGACATACATTTAATAGTAGATGATTTTCCTGTTTTTAGAGTAAATGATAAATTATATAGATTTGAAGAATATCCACCTGTAAAAAAGGAAAATTTAGAAATTCTTGTTTCTGAAATATTAACAGAAAAAGAAAAAGAAATTTTAATGAAAAAGAAAGAATTAGATTTTTCTTTTAAAGATTTAGGTGGAAATTGTAGAGTAAATATATTTTATGAAAGAGAAAATTTAGCTTTTGCTATTAGAATAGTAAATAAAGAGCCTCTATCATTAGAAGAATTAAATTTAAGTGCTAAAATAAATGATTTTTATGAAGATACAAATGGACTTATTGTAGTATGTGGAAAAAGTAGTAGTGGAAAAACTAGTACTGTAGCAGCTATGATTGAAAAATATAATAAAGAGAAGGCTTATAATATCATAACAATAGAAGACCCTATTGAATATACTTATAAAAATCAAAAAAGCATTATAAGGCAAAGAGAAGTAGGAAGAGATGTAAAATCTTATACTGATGGGATTAAATCTGCTCTTCGTCAAAATGCTGATGTAATAATGTTAGGAGAGTTAAAAGATACTGAAAGCATTGAAATGGCTTTACTTGCTGCTGAGACAGGTCATATTGTATTAGCTACTTTACATTCTAACGGAATAATAGATTCTATTGATAAAATGATTGGTATGTTTAATGAAGATAGAAAAGAGTATATTCAAAGACTTGTAGCATCTAATCTAATTGGAGTTATACATCAAGAATTTACAGAAGGTGTTGAGGGAGAAGAAAAAATAAAAGTCCCTATTTGTGAAATAATGTACACAAATAATGGCATTCAAAATCTTATAAAAACAGGTAAAATCTCACAAATTTCATCTTTCTTAGATGTTAGTGGAAGAAAAGGAATTTTAAACAAACAAGAATCTATTAAAGAATTATATAGAGGAAAAAAATTAACACCTGAACAATTTGAAAAAGAAATAAAGGCTTTGAGAAAGTTTTAA
- a CDS encoding coproporphyrinogen III oxidase: MEIILDFTVKENTVQDFKKVLLPDVDIDILEAKTLEETKEKISIELSANGRKKIFTLKNYTDKMVDQKTVMLKAGMLLLFDKVYPWGALVGVRPTKLIRRYLVMGYSYEEIDEILDKLYFVFPEKRKLLLDVVKKENQYLNAKGINMYVGIPYCPTRCKYCSFASYEINSKLGNFYNEFVDTLIEEIKLTGEILKNKNSKIESLYFGGGTPSILTEKDLVRVIEALYENIDLTHLKEFTFEAGREDTLNKEKLEILKRLGVDRLSLNPQTFNENILKNLNRHFDKKHFDEMFQEIKKLGFVVNMDFIIGLPGETVEDILRTFEEVKKYPIDNLTIHFLAVKNGSNLIKDKYKITEIENQKIEEKIKEVIEEKNMKPYYLYRQKNSMNWGENVGYSIEGKESIFNIEMIEENQSTVGLGGGAISKKVEYIDETRVSIERYINPKDPYMYICEMKDRMKQKEEFFSSL; encoded by the coding sequence ATGGAAATTATTTTAGATTTTACAGTAAAAGAAAATACTGTACAGGATTTTAAAAAAGTTTTATTACCAGATGTAGATATAGATATATTAGAAGCTAAAACTTTAGAAGAAACCAAAGAAAAAATATCTATTGAATTATCTGCTAATGGTAGAAAAAAAATATTTACATTAAAAAATTATACTGATAAAATGGTTGACCAAAAAACTGTTATGTTAAAAGCTGGAATGCTTTTATTATTTGATAAAGTTTATCCATGGGGAGCTTTAGTAGGTGTTAGACCTACTAAGCTCATTAGAAGATATTTAGTTATGGGATATTCCTATGAAGAAATTGATGAGATTTTGGATAAACTTTATTTTGTTTTTCCTGAAAAAAGAAAATTACTTTTAGATGTAGTAAAAAAAGAAAATCAATATTTAAATGCTAAGGGAATAAATATGTATGTAGGAATTCCATATTGCCCTACTAGATGTAAATATTGTTCCTTTGCTTCATATGAAATCAATAGTAAGTTAGGGAATTTCTATAATGAATTTGTAGATACACTAATAGAAGAAATAAAATTAACTGGAGAGATTCTAAAAAATAAAAATTCTAAAATAGAATCTCTTTATTTTGGTGGTGGTACTCCTAGTATTTTAACTGAAAAAGATTTAGTAAGAGTTATTGAGGCTCTTTATGAAAATATTGATTTAACTCATCTTAAGGAATTTACTTTTGAAGCTGGGAGAGAAGATACACTTAATAAAGAAAAATTAGAAATTCTAAAAAGATTAGGTGTAGACAGATTAAGTCTTAATCCACAAACTTTTAACGAAAATATATTAAAAAATTTAAATAGACATTTTGATAAAAAACATTTTGATGAAATGTTTCAAGAAATAAAAAAACTTGGCTTTGTGGTTAATATGGACTTTATAATTGGACTTCCTGGAGAGACAGTTGAAGATATTCTAAGAACTTTTGAAGAAGTTAAAAAATATCCTATTGATAATTTAACTATACATTTCTTAGCAGTAAAAAATGGTTCTAACCTTATAAAAGACAAATATAAAATAACAGAAATAGAAAATCAAAAAATAGAAGAAAAGATAAAAGAAGTTATTGAAGAAAAAAATATGAAACCTTATTATCTTTACAGACAAAAAAATAGTATGAATTGGGGAGAAAATGTAGGTTACTCTATTGAAGGAAAGGAATCAATATTCAATATTGAAATGATAGAGGAAAATCAATCTACTGTTGGATTAGGCGGTGGAGCTATAAGTAAAAAAGTTGAGTATATAGACGAAACTAGAGTGTCTATTGAAAGATATATTAATCCAAAAGACCCATATATGTATATTTGTGAAATGAAAGATAGAATGAAACAAAAAGAGGAATTTTTCTCAAGTTTATAG
- a CDS encoding helix-hairpin-helix domain-containing protein, giving the protein MKKIIFSIIFLLVSFFSFSLETEYKVIYSDNNFGKLDINSSSEEEMLKAGVAPSYVSKIISFRDIKGGIESIEELDRINGIGKKTCEKLEKYFFINENYKINPLEINKADETTLIYYGFSKKEVKAIIKYREEKGRIDGNIQLKKIISQKNYAKYKDLIIYDIF; this is encoded by the coding sequence ATGAAAAAAATAATTTTTTCTATAATATTTTTACTTGTAAGTTTTTTTAGTTTTTCATTAGAAACAGAATATAAAGTAATTTATAGTGACAATAATTTTGGAAAACTAGATATTAACTCTTCTAGTGAAGAAGAGATGCTTAAAGCTGGAGTTGCCCCTAGTTATGTTTCTAAAATAATAAGTTTTAGAGATATAAAAGGAGGAATAGAATCTATCGAGGAATTAGATAGAATTAATGGAATTGGTAAAAAAACTTGTGAAAAATTAGAAAAATATTTTTTTATTAATGAAAATTATAAAATAAACCCTTTAGAAATAAATAAAGCTGATGAAACAACTCTTATTTATTATGGATTTTCTAAAAAAGAAGTAAAAGCTATAATTAAATATAGAGAAGAAAAGGGAAGAATAGATGGAAATATTCAATTAAAAAAGATTATTTCACAGAAAAATTATGCTAAATACAAAGATTTAATTATATATGATATATTTTAG
- the hslO gene encoding Hsp33 family molecular chaperone HslO, producing the protein MKSRIIRGVSKNARFFVVNSTDVVQRALDIHHCSPTSIAAFGRLLTAGLIMGASLKGDDLLSLITNTDGPVNNMVVTANAKGQIKGYLSNPQKDLPLKALTKQYDIENLIGKGSLRVIKDMGLKEPYVGLSEIQKGDIKSDMEYYYETSEQTPTIMELGIKLSEDKKTVKFAGGYMIQLFPGADKKFIASVVEKMDAIRSVTELFEGGMDLERIVKLLYEDMTDEKLERLVEDYEILEEREVSYYCDCNKDKYYRGLITLGKKEILSLLDELGGVIETQCQFCEKKYQFTKEDFKDFFEDK; encoded by the coding sequence TTGAAAAGTAGAATAATAAGAGGAGTTAGTAAAAACGCAAGATTTTTTGTTGTAAATTCTACTGATGTTGTTCAAAGAGCTTTGGATATTCATCATTGTAGTCCTACATCAATAGCAGCTTTTGGAAGACTTTTAACAGCTGGACTTATAATGGGAGCTTCTTTAAAAGGAGATGATTTATTATCTCTTATAACTAATACAGATGGTCCTGTAAATAATATGGTTGTTACAGCTAATGCGAAAGGACAAATAAAAGGATATCTTTCAAATCCACAAAAAGACTTACCTTTAAAAGCTCTTACTAAACAATATGATATAGAAAATTTAATTGGAAAAGGAAGTCTTAGAGTTATAAAAGATATGGGATTAAAAGAGCCTTATGTTGGACTTTCTGAAATACAAAAGGGAGATATAAAGTCAGATATGGAATATTACTATGAAACATCTGAACAAACTCCTACTATAATGGAATTAGGAATAAAACTTTCAGAAGATAAAAAAACTGTTAAGTTTGCTGGGGGATATATGATACAATTATTCCCTGGAGCAGATAAAAAATTTATTGCTTCTGTTGTAGAAAAAATGGACGCAATTAGAAGTGTTACAGAATTATTTGAAGGTGGAATGGATTTAGAAAGAATTGTAAAACTTCTATATGAAGATATGACAGATGAAAAATTAGAAAGACTTGTAGAAGATTATGAAATATTAGAAGAAAGAGAAGTTTCATATTACTGTGATTGTAACAAGGATAAATATTATAGAGGGCTTATTACTCTAGGTAAAAAAGAAATTCTTTCATTATTAGATGAATTAGGTGGAGTTATTGAAACTCAATGTCAATTCTGTGAAAAGAAATATCAATTTACTAAAGAAGATTTTAAAGATTTCTTTGAAGATAAATAA
- a CDS encoding formate/nitrite transporter family protein, translated as MYSFYNPIEAIEVIGRTNFKRAQEEKNKILLTGILGGMFISLAGIGQLTILQNINPQNETFVKFLGAAIFPVGLLLCLLLGGTLFTGNSLIILNLINKEIKIKEVVRNLSITWLGNFIGGGVVAYISYFAGIFKTLPMQTASINIAMNKLNLNTYECLLSGFLCNILVIAGIWLSTSSKDSSGKIYGCWFPIMLFVISGYQHVVANMFFITIAKLISPEKINFLQTLLTHFLPVTVGNFLSGEIFFPIVFHYLYVHRK; from the coding sequence ATGTATTCATTTTATAATCCAATAGAAGCCATTGAAGTTATAGGGAGAACTAATTTTAAAAGAGCTCAAGAAGAAAAAAATAAAATTTTATTAACAGGAATTTTAGGAGGAATGTTTATTTCATTAGCTGGAATTGGACAACTTACTATATTACAAAATATAAATCCTCAAAATGAAACTTTTGTAAAATTTTTAGGGGCAGCTATATTCCCTGTTGGTTTATTACTTTGTTTATTATTAGGTGGAACTTTATTTACAGGAAACTCTTTAATAATTTTAAACCTTATTAATAAAGAAATTAAAATAAAAGAAGTAGTGAGAAATCTTTCTATTACATGGTTAGGAAATTTTATAGGTGGAGGAGTAGTAGCATATATAAGTTATTTTGCTGGAATTTTTAAAACTTTGCCTATGCAAACTGCGTCTATAAATATAGCAATGAACAAATTAAACTTAAATACATACGAATGTCTATTAAGTGGTTTTTTATGTAATATATTAGTTATTGCAGGAATTTGGTTATCTACATCATCAAAAGATTCTAGTGGAAAAATTTATGGTTGTTGGTTTCCTATTATGTTATTTGTTATAAGTGGTTATCAACACGTTGTAGCAAATATGTTTTTTATAACAATTGCTAAATTAATTTCTCCAGAAAAAATAAATTTTTTACAGACTTTATTAACTCATTTTTTACCTGTTACAGTAGGAAATTTTTTATCGGGAGAAATTTTCTTTCCAATTGTTTTTCATTACTTATATGTTCATAGAAAATAA